A DNA window from Halorubrum sp. DM2 contains the following coding sequences:
- a CDS encoding DEAD/DEAH box helicase yields MATEAAGIDRPLLVDGFLQRRRYQLQLADAAADEHTLVCLPTGLGKTAVSLLVTAERLHEAGGKSLFLAPTKPLVQQHADFYREALSIPDDEIVVFTGDVRPDDRAALWEDARIVIATPQVVENDLVGNRISLRDVTHLTFDECHRATGDYAYVYIAERYHADAADPLVTGMSASPGGDTEEIETVCENLGLVNVEVMTEEDADVDEYTHDTDVRWEQVTLPDEVLAIRDALNEVITDRLEKLKSLGVTNTTNPDLSQKDLNKMRGQLKRMMDNDQSDGYKGMSTHAEVMKLRRATELVETQSVESVRRYFERQREAARSSGASKASQRMVADPKVREAMRKAESFDGLHPKFSKARILLAETLGIDGGERAILFTESRDTAEALVEFLSASFDVRKFVGQGDKEGSDGMSQKQQQETLDAFKAGEFEVLVSTSVAEEGLDVPEVDLVCFYEPVPTAIRSIQRKGRTGRQAEGKVVVLMAEDTRDEAFFWISRRREKEMASQLAELKEATDDIEDTVGDDGQAGLDAFSGGSDDDGVGSETDDGAAGTADAVKESGDGGDADGDAGLTDFAAEARGGSEGDGEEGDRAEEDGAESAEESEATDEKTDDDGIVATAGVEEGVEVVVDQRELDSAIAKDLSTRDGLVTRLETLAVGDYVLSDRVAVERKSAADFVDSMLDSDRSMFEQVGELSRAYARPVMVVEGTNLYGQRDIDPNAIRGALASLAVDFDVSVLRTEGEDDTTELLATVAKREQETRDREVSVHGEKTTKTRAEQQEYVVSSIADIGPVTARTLLEHFGTVEAVMTAPEDDLLEVDGVGPVTAERIREVVGSEYD; encoded by the coding sequence TCGCTGTTTTTAGCCCCCACGAAACCCCTCGTCCAACAGCACGCGGACTTCTACCGCGAGGCGCTTTCGATTCCGGACGACGAGATCGTCGTGTTCACCGGCGACGTGAGACCGGACGACCGCGCCGCGCTCTGGGAGGACGCCCGGATCGTGATCGCGACCCCGCAGGTGGTCGAGAACGACCTCGTCGGCAACCGGATCTCGCTGCGGGACGTGACCCACCTCACCTTCGACGAGTGCCACCGCGCGACCGGCGACTACGCGTACGTGTACATCGCGGAGCGCTACCACGCCGACGCGGCGGACCCGCTCGTCACCGGGATGTCGGCCTCGCCCGGCGGCGACACCGAGGAGATCGAGACGGTCTGTGAGAACCTCGGCCTCGTCAACGTCGAGGTGATGACCGAGGAGGACGCCGACGTCGACGAGTACACCCACGACACCGACGTCCGGTGGGAGCAGGTCACGCTCCCGGACGAGGTCCTCGCGATTCGGGACGCGCTCAACGAGGTGATCACAGATCGGTTAGAGAAGCTGAAGTCGCTCGGCGTGACGAACACGACGAACCCTGACCTCTCGCAGAAGGACCTCAACAAGATGCGGGGGCAGCTGAAGCGGATGATGGACAACGACCAGTCGGACGGGTACAAGGGGATGAGCACCCACGCCGAGGTGATGAAGCTCCGGCGCGCGACCGAACTGGTCGAGACGCAGTCGGTCGAGTCCGTCCGGCGGTACTTCGAGCGCCAGCGCGAGGCCGCCCGCTCTTCGGGCGCGTCGAAGGCGAGCCAGCGGATGGTCGCGGACCCGAAGGTGCGCGAGGCGATGCGGAAGGCGGAGTCGTTCGACGGCCTCCACCCGAAGTTCTCGAAGGCCCGGATCCTGCTCGCCGAGACGCTCGGCATCGACGGCGGCGAACGCGCCATCCTGTTCACCGAGTCGCGCGACACCGCCGAGGCGCTCGTGGAGTTCCTCTCCGCGAGCTTCGACGTGCGGAAGTTCGTCGGACAGGGCGACAAGGAGGGCTCCGACGGGATGAGCCAGAAACAGCAACAGGAGACCCTCGACGCGTTCAAGGCCGGCGAGTTCGAGGTTCTCGTCTCCACGAGCGTCGCCGAGGAGGGGCTGGACGTGCCCGAGGTCGATCTGGTCTGCTTCTACGAACCGGTGCCGACCGCGATCCGGTCGATCCAGCGCAAGGGTCGGACCGGGCGGCAGGCCGAGGGGAAGGTCGTCGTGCTGATGGCCGAGGACACCCGCGACGAGGCGTTCTTCTGGATCTCGCGCCGCCGCGAGAAGGAGATGGCCAGCCAGCTCGCCGAGCTGAAGGAGGCCACCGACGACATCGAAGACACCGTCGGCGACGACGGGCAGGCCGGGCTGGACGCCTTCTCGGGCGGATCCGACGACGACGGTGTCGGATCGGAGACCGACGACGGCGCGGCCGGCACGGCCGACGCGGTCAAGGAGTCCGGTGACGGCGGCGACGCGGACGGCGACGCCGGACTCACCGACTTCGCGGCAGAGGCCCGAGGGGGATCGGAGGGTGACGGCGAGGAGGGCGACAGAGCGGAAGAGGATGGAGCGGAGAGCGCCGAGGAGAGCGAGGCGACCGACGAGAAAACCGACGACGACGGCATCGTCGCGACCGCCGGCGTCGAGGAGGGGGTCGAGGTCGTCGTCGACCAGCGCGAACTCGACTCCGCGATCGCGAAGGACCTCTCGACGCGCGACGGCCTCGTCACTCGGCTGGAGACGCTCGCGGTCGGCGACTACGTGCTCTCCGACCGAGTCGCCGTCGAGCGCAAGTCTGCGGCCGACTTCGTCGACTCGATGCTCGACTCCGACCGCTCGATGTTCGAGCAGGTCGGCGAGCTCTCGCGGGCGTACGCCCGTCCGGTGATGGTCGTCGAGGGGACGAACCTCTACGGCCAGCGCGACATCGACCCCAACGCGATCCGCGGCGCGCTCGCGTCGCTCGCGGTCGACTTCGACGTGAGTGTCCTCCGCACCGAAGGGGAAGACGACACCACCGAACTGCTCGCGACGGTCGCCAAGCGCGAGCAGGAGACGCGCGACCGCGAGGTGAGCGTCCACGGCGAGAAGACGACGAAGACCCGCGCGGAACAGCAGGAGTACGTCGTCTCCTCCATCGCGGACATCGGGCCGGTCACCGCGCGCACCCTGCTGGAACACTTCGGCACGGTCGAGGCCGTGATGACCGCGCCGGAGGACGATCTGCTCGAAGTCGACGGCGTCGGTCCGGTGACCGCGGAGCGCATCCGCGAGGTCGTCGGAAGCGAGTACGATTGA
- a CDS encoding transposase: MAKQVVTRTYTASIRNQSRVSDDLDALGFAASKLWNVGRWTCSRVWDEIGHIPNHTELTAYLKSHERYDDLHSQSSQRVLQELAEAFNGWYGKRRNGDMRANPPGYRKHGDEHPRSTVTFKAAGFKLDTQYNRVRLSQGSNLKDYWSDFVLCKYQTRPDVDLSAVENVQQVRAIWTGEEWELHFVCKVEIEVAKSPGEKTVGVDLGINNFAALAYEDGHAELYPLNCLKEDDYYFSKRIARCDDSNSEQATRLNHKKSERRTHYFHTLSKHIVQQCVEEDVGTIMIGDLSDIREDDETEDSKNWGSHENLDLHSWAFDRFTDLLTYKAEMEGITVEQVSERDTSKSCSCCGRKRDANRVKRGLYVCDDCGTVANADVNGAENIRQKVSPSPATDGGDRSNGWLAQPSTFLFDKETGAFAPQEQVTS; encoded by the coding sequence ATGGCAAAACAGGTCGTCACGCGCACCTATACTGCTTCCATTCGGAATCAGTCTCGGGTGTCAGACGACCTTGACGCCCTCGGGTTCGCAGCCTCGAAACTCTGGAACGTCGGACGGTGGACATGCAGCCGAGTCTGGGATGAAATCGGACACATTCCAAATCACACCGAACTCACCGCGTACCTGAAATCGCACGAACGCTACGATGACCTCCATTCTCAGTCAAGTCAGCGAGTCCTTCAAGAACTCGCTGAGGCGTTCAACGGCTGGTACGGCAAACGACGCAACGGCGACATGCGAGCGAACCCGCCCGGCTACCGTAAACACGGCGACGAACACCCACGGAGTACGGTGACGTTCAAAGCCGCCGGCTTCAAACTCGACACCCAGTACAACCGCGTTCGACTCTCCCAAGGCTCAAACCTCAAGGACTACTGGTCGGACTTCGTCCTCTGTAAATACCAGACACGCCCCGACGTTGACCTCTCCGCCGTGGAGAACGTCCAGCAAGTGCGGGCCATCTGGACTGGCGAGGAATGGGAGTTACACTTCGTGTGTAAAGTCGAAATTGAAGTGGCTAAATCTCCCGGTGAGAAGACGGTTGGTGTTGATCTCGGGATCAACAACTTCGCCGCACTCGCCTACGAGGACGGCCATGCCGAGCTGTATCCGCTCAATTGCCTGAAAGAAGACGACTACTACTTCAGCAAGCGGATCGCGCGGTGTGACGACTCGAACTCCGAACAAGCCACGCGGTTAAACCACAAGAAATCGGAGCGCCGCACCCACTACTTCCACACGCTCTCGAAACACATTGTCCAGCAGTGTGTTGAGGAAGATGTTGGGACAATCATGATCGGCGATCTCTCCGACATTCGCGAGGACGATGAAACCGAAGACTCGAAAAACTGGGGTTCTCACGAGAATCTCGACTTACACTCGTGGGCGTTCGACCGCTTCACCGACTTGCTCACCTACAAGGCCGAGATGGAAGGTATCACGGTTGAGCAGGTGTCCGAACGCGACACGTCGAAATCGTGTTCGTGCTGTGGCCGCAAGCGTGACGCGAACCGCGTCAAACGCGGGTTGTACGTGTGTGACGACTGTGGTACGGTAGCGAACGCGGACGTGAACGGAGCCGAGAACATTCGACAGAAAGTATCTCCGAGTCCCGCCACGGATGGCGGTGATAGGAGTAACGGCTGGTTGGCACAGCCATCGACGTTCCTGTTTGACAAGGAAACTGGCGCGTTTGCGCCTCAAGAACAGGTAACGTCGTAA
- a CDS encoding antitoxin VapB family protein — protein sequence MSKSIRVDEETHAALASLKGDDETFDELLTRLLRERRENVRSGAGLWEGTDAAERARAKRREMKRGVDSR from the coding sequence ATGAGCAAGAGCATCCGCGTCGACGAGGAGACCCACGCCGCGCTCGCGTCGCTCAAGGGAGACGACGAGACGTTCGACGAGCTGTTGACGCGGCTGCTCCGCGAACGTCGTGAAAACGTCCGCTCGGGTGCTGGCCTATGGGAAGGGACCGATGCGGCGGAACGTGCGCGAGCCAAGCGTCGAGAGATGAAACGCGGGGTTGACTCGCGGTGA
- a CDS encoding PIN domain-containing protein, protein MTLYDSSVLIDYLAGRDAAVEYVELHADERAVAPPLVLFEVYQGEVFKTGATDLDAIDEALTWVDVVETSAASARAAATLQDELRATGEPLAARDAYIAGVAALRGERLAVADADFDVDGITDRLIVDFV, encoded by the coding sequence GTGACGCTGTACGATAGTAGCGTCCTCATCGACTACCTCGCGGGACGTGACGCCGCGGTCGAATACGTCGAGTTACACGCCGACGAGCGGGCGGTCGCCCCGCCGCTGGTACTGTTTGAGGTGTATCAGGGAGAAGTTTTCAAGACGGGCGCGACGGATCTCGACGCGATCGACGAGGCGTTGACTTGGGTCGACGTGGTCGAGACGTCGGCGGCGAGTGCTCGGGCGGCGGCGACTCTTCAAGACGAACTGCGAGCGACCGGCGAGCCGCTCGCTGCCCGTGACGCGTACATCGCTGGCGTCGCCGCGCTTCGGGGCGAACGACTCGCAGTGGCCGACGCCGACTTCGACGTGGACGGGATCACGGATCGACTCATCGTCGACTTTGTCTGA
- a CDS encoding molybdopterin-dependent oxidoreductase, which produces MAATDRLRAATDRLHAALDRLEPPPRAVDWSLFAFVVAEATTGLVSFTVGVPEGWPLFWLHRSLGVGIVALLAWKLARVRRRITDPALWRRSTALSVLTLVAAVGALATGVAWVFGLDVRISYWTLLSVHVGFGLALVPLVAAHASTRFRLPRRVDFERRRTAVRYFALLAAGGATYRVQQAANDALDTAGADRRFTGSQPREGAGNAAFPITSWVADDPDPIDRDDYRLAVDGLVSDPAELTAADLAAGHETEALLDCTSGWYTVQEWGGIRVGGLLEAAGGVDEEAAYVRFTSVTGYRWSLPLEEAEDALLATRVGGERLSHGHGAPARLVAPDRRGFQWVKWVTRVEVRAEYDLGQWVVTLVSGFD; this is translated from the coding sequence ATGGCCGCGACGGACCGCCTCCGCGCCGCGACCGATCGACTCCACGCTGCGCTCGACCGGCTGGAGCCGCCGCCGCGCGCGGTCGACTGGTCGCTGTTCGCGTTCGTCGTCGCCGAGGCGACCACCGGGCTGGTCTCGTTCACCGTCGGCGTCCCCGAAGGGTGGCCCCTCTTCTGGCTCCACCGGTCGCTCGGCGTCGGGATCGTCGCGCTGCTCGCGTGGAAGCTCGCGCGCGTCCGCCGCCGAATCACCGATCCCGCCCTGTGGCGGCGGTCGACCGCGCTGTCCGTCCTCACCCTTGTCGCCGCGGTCGGCGCGCTCGCGACCGGGGTCGCGTGGGTGTTCGGTCTCGACGTGCGGATCTCGTACTGGACGCTCCTCTCGGTCCACGTCGGGTTCGGACTCGCCTTGGTCCCGCTCGTGGCCGCGCACGCGTCGACCCGGTTCCGGCTCCCGCGCCGCGTCGACTTCGAGCGGCGGCGGACCGCGGTCCGGTACTTCGCGCTGCTCGCGGCCGGCGGCGCGACCTACCGGGTCCAGCAGGCCGCGAACGACGCGCTCGATACGGCCGGCGCGGACCGCCGGTTCACCGGCTCGCAGCCACGGGAGGGCGCGGGCAACGCCGCCTTCCCGATCACCTCGTGGGTCGCCGACGATCCGGACCCGATCGACCGCGACGACTACCGGCTGGCGGTCGACGGCCTCGTGAGCGACCCGGCGGAACTGACCGCCGCCGACCTCGCCGCCGGCCACGAGACCGAGGCGCTGCTCGACTGTACGAGCGGCTGGTACACCGTACAGGAGTGGGGCGGGATCCGCGTCGGTGGCCTGCTGGAGGCGGCCGGAGGCGTGGACGAAGAGGCCGCCTACGTCCGGTTCACGTCCGTCACCGGCTACCGGTGGAGCCTCCCGCTGGAGGAGGCCGAGGACGCGCTGCTCGCGACGCGCGTCGGCGGCGAGCGGCTCTCGCACGGCCACGGCGCGCCGGCGCGGCTCGTGGCTCCCGACCGACGCGGCTTCCAGTGGGTGAAGTGGGTGACGCGCGTCGAGGTCCGGGCGGAGTACGACCTCGGCCAGTGGGTCGTGACGCTGGTGAGCGGGTTCGACTAA
- a CDS encoding MBL fold metallo-hydrolase: MRVTLLGTGDTTGTPTVGCDCDTCVTARERGVSRSRFSVHVENERTGESLLVDFSPDFRGQFLAADVPLPDAGLVTHIHFDHLDGLGNVYRLVDGLPVHAPNETDPATDESVAETIRRKYDYLEDRIGVHARDPFEPFETCGLRVRFVPVDHPPLVCYGVVVEDPETGAKLSLTGDTSYDVPERSREALADPDLLLADAIVPASLCEHHPIGGRHEGPDGVPRTFGTKHMTREGALALADDLDADRTRLVHLAHFYPADEAFAEPLAVDGEVYEL; the protein is encoded by the coding sequence ATGCGCGTCACCCTGCTCGGGACGGGCGACACGACCGGGACGCCGACGGTCGGCTGCGACTGCGACACCTGCGTTACGGCCCGCGAGCGCGGGGTGTCGCGGTCGCGCTTCTCAGTCCACGTCGAAAACGAGCGCACCGGCGAGTCGCTGCTCGTCGACTTCAGCCCCGACTTCAGAGGGCAGTTCCTCGCGGCCGACGTTCCCCTCCCGGACGCCGGGCTGGTGACGCACATCCACTTCGACCACCTCGACGGGCTCGGCAACGTCTACCGCCTCGTCGACGGCCTTCCGGTCCACGCCCCGAACGAGACCGACCCCGCGACCGACGAGAGCGTCGCGGAGACCATCCGCCGCAAGTACGACTACCTCGAAGACCGGATCGGCGTCCACGCCCGCGACCCCTTCGAGCCGTTCGAGACCTGCGGGTTACGGGTCCGGTTCGTCCCCGTCGACCACCCGCCGCTCGTCTGCTACGGCGTCGTCGTTGAGGACCCGGAGACGGGCGCGAAGCTCTCGCTCACCGGCGACACCAGCTACGACGTCCCGGAGCGCTCGCGCGAGGCGCTCGCCGACCCCGACCTCCTGCTCGCGGACGCCATCGTCCCCGCCTCGCTGTGCGAGCACCACCCGATCGGCGGGCGTCACGAGGGTCCCGACGGGGTCCCGCGCACCTTCGGCACGAAACACATGACCCGGGAGGGCGCGCTCGCGCTCGCCGACGACCTCGACGCCGACCGGACGCGGCTCGTCCACCTCGCGCACTTCTACCCCGCCGACGAGGCGTTCGCGGAACCGCTCGCGGTCGACGGCGAAGTCTACGAGCTGTGA
- a CDS encoding succinylglutamate desuccinylase/aspartoacylase family protein, with protein sequence MHTSRDLTLARLPSGVPIRTTVHAYGEGKLVDGDDGPELDAPADAPVVYAQAAQHGREVNGAAVLRRLHDRLVGAESEGGADPPAADLDGTLVTVPVADPLTFDRVSYTTPESLDSRQPNMNRCWPGDAEGSLHERMAARLWAFASEADAVVDLHTGSPSMATHAVYMRGDEDCRGLAEAFGTDLLLAEAAGDDADTEWDERGFAGKLRVAATREGIPTITPELAHSREVVPEAVETGVAGTLGVLRREGLLDGEPDPWDGTVARNHLGRVIADDSGLFVPEPDLAVGDWVSDGERVGEVFDPTTFETLQVAHADRDGIAYSVARESTVTAGATLVGVAERIDEK encoded by the coding sequence ATGCACACCAGTCGCGACCTCACGCTCGCGCGGCTCCCCTCGGGAGTCCCGATCCGGACAACCGTCCACGCGTACGGCGAGGGCAAACTCGTCGACGGCGACGACGGTCCCGAGCTCGACGCGCCGGCGGACGCCCCCGTGGTGTACGCGCAGGCCGCCCAGCACGGTCGCGAGGTGAACGGGGCCGCGGTCCTCCGACGGCTCCACGACCGACTCGTCGGAGCGGAGTCCGAAGGCGGAGCCGACCCGCCGGCCGCCGACCTCGACGGGACGCTCGTGACGGTGCCGGTCGCCGACCCGCTCACCTTCGACCGGGTCTCGTACACGACGCCGGAGTCGCTCGACTCGCGGCAGCCGAACATGAACCGCTGCTGGCCCGGCGACGCGGAGGGGTCGCTCCACGAGCGGATGGCGGCCCGGCTCTGGGCGTTCGCGAGCGAGGCGGACGCGGTCGTCGACCTCCACACCGGGTCGCCGTCGATGGCGACGCACGCGGTGTACATGCGCGGCGACGAGGACTGCCGCGGGCTGGCGGAGGCGTTCGGCACCGACCTGCTGCTCGCGGAGGCCGCAGGCGATGACGCGGACACCGAGTGGGACGAGCGCGGGTTCGCCGGGAAGCTCCGCGTTGCCGCCACCCGCGAGGGGATCCCGACGATCACGCCCGAACTCGCCCACAGTCGGGAGGTCGTCCCGGAGGCCGTCGAGACCGGCGTGGCGGGAACCCTCGGCGTCCTGCGACGCGAAGGACTGCTCGACGGGGAGCCGGACCCGTGGGACGGGACCGTCGCCCGCAACCACCTCGGACGGGTGATCGCCGACGACTCCGGGCTGTTCGTTCCCGAACCCGACCTCGCCGTCGGGGACTGGGTGTCGGACGGGGAGCGCGTCGGCGAGGTGTTCGACCCGACGACGTTCGAGACGCTTCAGGTCGCACATGCCGACCGCGACGGGATCGCGTACTCGGTCGCCCGGGAGTCGACCGTCACCGCGGGCGCGACGCTCGTCGGCGTCGCCGAGCGGATCGACGAGAAGTGA
- a CDS encoding Tfx family DNA-binding protein, which translates to MVADDGRPDPADVDADSVLDRAGFDADESVLTRRQAEVLALRERGLRQSDIADRLGTSRANVSSVEASARDNVERARETVAFAEALSAPVRVEIEEGTDLYDAPKRVYDACDEAGVKVNQTAPELMRAIGDRAGDAVRGREVRRRLFVTVAADGQIRVRRP; encoded by the coding sequence ATGGTGGCAGACGACGGACGGCCCGACCCCGCGGACGTCGACGCCGACTCGGTCCTCGATCGGGCGGGGTTCGACGCCGACGAGAGCGTGCTCACCCGCCGACAGGCGGAGGTGCTGGCGCTCCGCGAGCGCGGGCTCCGGCAGTCGGACATCGCGGACCGGCTCGGCACCTCGCGCGCGAACGTCTCCAGCGTCGAGGCGAGCGCCCGCGACAACGTCGAGCGCGCCCGCGAGACGGTCGCGTTCGCGGAGGCGCTGTCGGCCCCGGTCCGCGTCGAGATCGAGGAAGGAACCGACCTCTACGACGCGCCCAAGCGCGTGTACGACGCCTGCGACGAGGCCGGCGTGAAGGTGAACCAGACCGCGCCGGAGCTCATGCGAGCGATCGGCGACCGCGCGGGCGACGCGGTCCGCGGCCGCGAGGTCCGCCGCCGGCTGTTCGTCACGGTCGCGGCCGACGGACAGATCCGCGTCCGACGCCCGTAG
- a CDS encoding TRAM domain-containing protein, translating to MADCPLADDCPSFDERIEGMGCQHYGNKGGAEWCNHYDMPIYELKQQPVQPGEVVTVEVDDIHESGAGVGRTDDGFIVLVDGLLPPARAEVKIHRVKSSHATAQDVVERLPDDPDEEADDDEAVGADDGEVDEDDDEDHRRDRPDRERLGSRENFWGK from the coding sequence ATGGCGGACTGTCCACTCGCCGACGACTGCCCCAGTTTCGACGAACGAATCGAGGGGATGGGGTGTCAACACTACGGCAACAAAGGCGGCGCGGAGTGGTGTAACCACTACGACATGCCGATCTACGAGCTGAAACAGCAGCCGGTCCAGCCCGGCGAGGTCGTCACGGTCGAGGTCGACGACATCCACGAGAGCGGGGCCGGCGTCGGCCGCACCGACGACGGCTTCATCGTCCTCGTCGACGGACTCCTCCCCCCGGCGCGCGCCGAGGTCAAGATCCACCGGGTCAAATCCAGCCACGCGACGGCGCAGGACGTGGTCGAGCGCCTCCCCGACGACCCGGACGAGGAGGCCGACGACGACGAGGCGGTCGGCGCGGACGACGGCGAGGTCGACGAGGATGACGACGAGGACCACCGTCGTGACCGCCCGGACCGCGAGCGACTCGGCAGCCGCGAGAACTTCTGGGGGAAGTGA
- a CDS encoding zinc finger SWIM domain-containing protein: MEPVDDWRAAITEAGELTGPIAASIVDEHGDRGQRAIEAVGESRVKQYRDFTVVVGHEDEYVIEDGECDCADATYNLDPDDPSERCWHAIAVDVAEAIDAVDHHDMWYSEVREFL, translated from the coding sequence ATGGAGCCGGTCGACGACTGGCGCGCCGCGATCACGGAGGCCGGAGAGCTGACCGGCCCGATCGCCGCGAGCATCGTCGACGAGCACGGCGACCGCGGGCAGCGCGCGATCGAGGCCGTCGGCGAGAGCCGCGTGAAACAGTACCGCGACTTCACCGTCGTCGTCGGCCACGAGGACGAGTACGTGATCGAGGACGGCGAGTGCGACTGCGCCGACGCGACGTACAACCTCGACCCCGACGACCCCTCCGAGCGCTGCTGGCACGCTATCGCGGTCGACGTCGCGGAGGCGATCGACGCCGTCGACCACCACGACATGTGGTACTCCGAGGTCCGCGAGTTCCTCTGA
- a CDS encoding biotin carboxylase N-terminal domain-containing protein — MFDKVLVANRGEIAVRVMRACAELGVDTVAVYSDADKHGGHVRYADEAYNVGPARAADSYLDGEAVVEAARAADADAIHPGYGFLAENADFAARVEAADGITWVGPASDAMERLGEKTHARRVMDDAGVPIVPGTTEPVTDVEAVTEFGDEYGYPVAIKAEGGGGGRGMKVVESAEEAEEALESAKREGEAYFSNDSVYLERYLQTPRHIEVQIVADDPAAGSGGEDATADADLSESDVVHLGERDCSLQRRHQKVVEEAPSPALSDELREQIGEAARRGVAAADYTNAGTVEFLVEEDPDRDPAEPLGPETNFYFLEVNTRIQVEHTVTEELTGIDIVKEQLRVASGEGLSVSQDDVELEGHAIEFRINAENAANDFQPANEGSLETYDPPGGIGVRVDDALRQGDDLVTDYDSMIAKLIVRAPDREECLARSKRALAEYDIDGVVTIVPFHRLMCDDRRFVDGTHTTKYLDEELDPDLIADAQERWGSETASGADDDEEVTEREFTVEVNGKRFDVELEERGAPAIPVPESGGGGGGGQKRPPQAKSDDGGDDAVDVAEGGESIDAEMQGTILSVDVSEGDEVAAGDVVCVLEAMKMENDVVAERGGTVASVHVGEGDSVDMGDVLIVLE; from the coding sequence ATGTTCGATAAGGTTCTCGTGGCGAACCGCGGCGAGATCGCGGTCCGGGTGATGCGCGCCTGTGCGGAGCTCGGCGTCGATACCGTCGCCGTCTACAGCGACGCGGACAAGCACGGCGGCCACGTCCGGTACGCGGACGAGGCGTACAACGTCGGGCCGGCGCGCGCGGCCGACTCCTACCTCGACGGCGAGGCGGTCGTCGAGGCGGCGCGCGCGGCCGACGCCGACGCGATCCACCCAGGCTACGGCTTCCTCGCGGAGAACGCCGACTTCGCGGCCCGCGTCGAGGCCGCCGACGGGATCACGTGGGTCGGCCCGGCGAGTGACGCGATGGAGCGCCTCGGCGAGAAGACCCACGCGCGCCGCGTGATGGACGACGCGGGCGTCCCGATCGTCCCTGGGACGACCGAGCCGGTCACCGACGTCGAGGCGGTGACCGAGTTCGGCGACGAGTACGGCTACCCGGTCGCGATCAAAGCCGAGGGCGGCGGCGGCGGTCGCGGGATGAAGGTCGTCGAGAGCGCCGAGGAGGCCGAGGAGGCCCTCGAATCCGCGAAACGAGAGGGCGAGGCGTACTTCTCGAACGACTCGGTGTACCTCGAACGCTACCTCCAGACTCCCCGACACATCGAGGTCCAGATCGTCGCGGACGACCCGGCCGCGGGGTCAGGCGGCGAGGACGCGACCGCCGACGCCGACCTCTCGGAGAGCGACGTGGTCCACCTCGGCGAGCGCGACTGCTCGCTCCAGCGCCGCCACCAGAAGGTGGTCGAGGAGGCTCCCTCCCCCGCGCTCTCCGACGAACTGCGCGAGCAGATCGGCGAGGCCGCCCGCCGGGGCGTCGCCGCCGCCGACTACACCAACGCCGGGACGGTCGAGTTCCTCGTCGAGGAGGACCCCGACCGCGACCCGGCGGAGCCGCTCGGTCCGGAGACGAACTTCTACTTCCTCGAAGTCAACACCCGAATTCAGGTCGAACACACCGTCACCGAGGAGCTGACGGGGATCGACATCGTCAAAGAGCAGCTCCGGGTCGCCAGCGGCGAGGGCCTCTCGGTCTCGCAGGACGACGTCGAGCTTGAGGGCCACGCGATCGAGTTCCGGATCAACGCCGAGAACGCCGCGAACGACTTTCAGCCCGCCAACGAGGGGTCGCTGGAGACGTACGACCCGCCGGGCGGGATCGGCGTGCGCGTCGACGACGCGCTCCGGCAGGGCGACGACTTAGTCACCGACTACGACTCGATGATCGCGAAGCTGATCGTGCGGGCCCCGGACCGCGAGGAGTGTCTCGCGCGGTCGAAGCGCGCCCTCGCCGAGTACGATATCGACGGCGTCGTCACTATCGTCCCGTTCCACCGCCTGATGTGCGACGACCGGCGCTTCGTCGACGGCACGCACACGACGAAGTACCTCGACGAGGAGCTGGACCCCGACCTGATCGCCGACGCGCAGGAGCGGTGGGGCTCCGAGACGGCGAGCGGGGCCGACGACGACGAGGAGGTGACCGAACGCGAGTTCACCGTCGAGGTGAACGGCAAGCGCTTCGACGTCGAGTTAGAGGAGCGCGGCGCGCCCGCCATCCCGGTCCCGGAGAGCGGGGGCGGCGGTGGCGGCGGGCAAAAGCGCCCCCCACAGGCGAAGTCCGACGACGGCGGCGACGACGCCGTCGACGTCGCGGAGGGCGGCGAGTCCATCGACGCGGAGATGCAGGGAACGATCCTCTCGGTCGACGTGAGCGAGGGCGACGAGGTCGCCGCCGGCGACGTGGTCTGCGTCCTCGAAGCGATGAAGATGGAGAACGACGTGGTCGCCGAGCGCGGCGGTACCGTCGCGAGCGTCCACGTCGGTGAGGGCGACAGCGTCGACATGGGCGACGTGCTGATCGTGCTAGAGTAA